The segment CTGATGGTTGACGGCAAGATAGAGACGGCAGCTCTCAACCCCATCGCCCGGATCGGGGGCCCGTTTTACGCGGAACTGGGGAAGATAACCGTCGTCTGACGCCCCTGGCGACGCTTCTGATCGCGGGTGCCCAGTAGGGTTGTGACGGTCAGGCTGCGCAGTCGACGAGAAGGCTTTTGTGCTCTATATTACATGCATTATCCATGAGCGCAAAGGAGAGTGTGTAACTGAACTAAATCAAATCCCCGCATATTGCATGCAAAAAGTTGCCTTTTACGAATGGGGATGATAGCGGTTTGCCGGATCGAGCTGCGGGGGCCTCATTCGCTAAGGGCGCCGCCCGCGGATGTGCAGTTCATATGGAATGCATCCATGGCGGCCGCGAAAACGACGCGCTTAAAACATCTCATCACCAGAACCGAGATACTCGTCATGCCCGGCGTCTACGACGTCATTTCCGGCCAGCTGGTTCAGCAGGCGGGTTTCGAGGCGGCGCAGGTTTCCGGCGCGAACTTGGCGGCATGCCATTACGGTGTATCGGACTACAGTATCGTTTCGCTGGGAGAGATGATCGAGCATAGCGGCCGGATCGCACGGGCGCTCGACATTCCCGTTCTTGGCGACGCCGACACTGGATTTGGCAATGCGGTGAACGCCTATTTGGCGGTTCGCGCCTTTGAGGCGGCGGGGGTCGCGGGTATTAATATCGAGGATCAGATATTCCCCAAGCGCTGCGGCCATCTCGATGGCAAGACCGTTTTGCCGCTCGACGAAGCGGTTATGAAGGTAAAGGCGGCGGCGGAAGCGCGCCGGGATCAGGACTTCATCATCAACGCGCGCACGGACGCGCTCGCCACGGAGGGTCTGGAGGGCGTGGTCCGACGCGGCAATGCCTTCCTCGAAGCCGGGGCGACGATGGTCTTCGTCGAAGGCACGTCCTCCCTCGAACAAATTCGTCAGGCGGTTAGATTGATCCACGGTCCCGTCGCGGTCAACCTCGTCGAAGGCGGGAAATCGGCGCAATCCACGACGTTCGCCGACTTGCAGGATGCCGGCGTCGCGCGCGTCAGCTTGCCTTCGACATTGATGCAAGCGTCCATCCACGCCGTGAAGGCGGTCCTGGGCCGTATGCGCGAGCAGGGCGGTATCGGCGGCTATGGCGATATGCTCGCGGGCTTCGGCATCTCCCAGAACCTCGTTGGCGCTGAAGAAATTAGGGAGCTGGAGCAGCGCTATCTGGCGCCACTGCTAAACAACAAGGCCGGCGCGTAAAGGGCCAGCATAGCGGCGGCTCAATCGGGAGAATAAGATGGGGCTTCTTGAAGGCAAGGTCGCAATCGTGACGGGAGGTGCCGGCGCGATCGGGCGCGCCGTCAGCCTCGGGCTGGCGGCCGAGGGCGCGGCCGTGCTGGTCAATGACATCGGCGCGACTCTGGACGGCACTGGACGCGATTTAGGACCCGCCAAGAGAGTTGCTGAGGAAATCATCGCCGGCGGCGGCAGGGCCGCCGTGAGCACGCTGTCGGCCTCCGATCTCGGAAACGCGGAAAAGATTGTGGCGCAGGCTCTTGGCGAACTTGGCGGGCTCCACAGCGTCATCCACATCGCCGGTATTCTGCGCGACAACATTTTTCACAAAATGACCTGGGAGGACTGGACGTCCGTTCTCGACGTACATCTGAACGGCGGTTATGCGATCGCCAGGGCCGCCGCGCCGCATTTTCGGCAGCAGAACGGTGGTGCCTATGTCTTTGCCACGTCGACGTCGGCGTTGATCGGCAATTTCGGTCAGGCAAATTATATGGCGGCCAAGATGGCCTTGATCGGTCTTGCGCGCGGCATTGCGCTCGACATGCGGCGTTTCAATGTCCGGTCGAATTGCATTGCGCCTTTAGCGTGGAGCCGCATGATCAGCTCCCTACCGACGCAGACGGAGGCGGAGAAGTTGAGGGTCGAGCGTCTGCAGCGCATGTCGCCGGACAAGGTCGCGCCGCTTGTCGCCTATCTCGTGTCGGATGCCGCGGCCGAAATCTCCGGGCAGATTTTTGGCGTGCGCAACAATGAAATCTATCTCTTCAATCAGCCGCGCCCGATACGCACGCTTCATACCGCGCAGGGCTGGGCGCCAGCTTCGCTGACCGAAATGATGCCGGCACTGCGAAGCGCCTTCACGCCGCTCGAACAATCCAGCGAGGTCTTCACCTGGGATCCGGTGTGAGCGCAAACAGCTGAATGAGCATCTGCGGGGCCGAGCGGCCAAATCTCTGTCTGTCAACATATATTGCATGCAATATGCTTCGATACTCTCATGGTTTGCCTTGACCATCAGGCGATGCGCCAATTAGTATAGGCGAATTGAATGCAATATATGAGGAAACGGTCGATGGAGGACGCGCTTGCAGCCCGCATTGAAAAAATCGAGCGGCGGCTTCGTTCGTTGGAAGAGAAAGAAGCAGTCCTCGATTGCATCAATCGATATTGTATGGCGGTCGATCTCAGACAGGACGATGCGTTCGTTGGCAATCTGACAGCGGATTGTGTGATCGATCTTGGCGACGAGGCAGGAGCCCAATGGCGCGGTCGCGATGGCGCCCGCCTATTCCTCGATGAATCGGTGGGGCCGGCTCCCGCGGTGCCACGCTACCGAGCGCTGCACGTTTCGGGGCGTCTGGCGGTCGAGATCAGCGGCGACACGGCAAGCGCCGAAGGCTATTCGGCGGTTCTGGCACTGCGCCGCGGAGAGCATCAAATCCTTACCTGCGGTTTCAACCATTGGGATCTCGCAAGGGAGAACGGTCACTGGCGCGTCCGCCGCCGCCGTCGCCGCGCGATCGGCGGTGCCGACGGCCCAAACGTAATGGTCAATGTTGTGCGGCAATTGGACGAGCTCGCCTCGGCTGGCGTTGACCCGCAAGCGGAGGCCCTATGAATTTCGAGTTCGACGAAGAGCAGTATCTGCTGCGCGACTCCGTGCGCGGCGTGCTCTCGCAGAATTGGAGCATCGCAAAGCTGCGCCGCGCCATCGGCGGTTCCGGTCATGACGCGGAACTCTGGGGCGCGTTGTCCGAACTCGGCCTTTTCCAAGCTCCGGTGCCGGAAGCGGAAGGCGGCCTGGGCCTTGACTTCCTGTCTTTCGCGCTTGTGTTCGAGGAACTCGGGCGCCGGCTCGCGCCGGGCGACATCGCGCAGACGATCCTCGCAGTGGAGCTTGCGTTTCGTTTCGGTGACGGCGCGCAAAAGCAGCGCATTGCGGAAACATTGGCCAACGGCCAGCCTGCGCTCGCAATCGCGTTTCAGGAGCCAGACCGTGGCTTTGGGCCGGAAGAGATCGCCGCAAAAGCGACTGCCGAGACGGGTGGGTGGCGCCTCGATGGCCAAAAGACACTCGTGCCTTACGCGAGCTACGCGGCGAACCTGCTGGTCGCAGCGCGGACGGACACCGGCGACCTACGGGTGTTTTTGTGCGATCCCCGAGCCGCAGGCGTTACCCTGCGGCAGAACGAAACGATCGATCCGTCTTACCGAGCTTACGACGTCGCATTCTCCAATGTCTGGCTCGCGCCGACCGACGTTCTTCCAGAGCGCGGCGACACGGGTGCGGCGCAGCAACTCCATCAATTATGCGCCGTTGTGGCGGCCTTGGAGATGATTGGCTGTGCGTCTGCAGCGCTCGATATGGCGGTCGAATATGCAAAGCAACGGCAGCAGTTCGGCCGGCCAATAGGATCGTTTCAAGCGATAAAGCATAAATGCGCCGATATGTTCATGGCTTTGGAAACGGCGCGCTCCGCCGCCTATTTTGCCGCGTGGGCTCTAAGCGGGGGCGATTCCGGCGCCGGCCCAGCGGCCTCCATGGCGAAGGCGCTCGCGGGCGATGCCTGCCGACTCGTCTGCAATGAGGCGCATCAGATACATGGCGGCATAGGATTCACCTGGGAATATGATCTTCATTTCTTCATCAAGCGCGGAAAGTTCCTCGAATATGCTTACGGCGATGCGTCCTGGCACAGAGAGCAGTTGATCGCGCACGCGATTGAGGAAGCCCGAGCAGTCTAACCAGCGAAATGTGAACATTGCGATGAATATTCAAATCGGGGAGAGGTCGCGCCTTTTCCCTCGTGCAGTCTATCGTCATGCGGATCTGCAAAGGCTACTTCACCCTGAGCGGATTGCGATTGTGGGCGCCTCGCCGCGCGCCGGAGCGTTTAGCGAACGCACGTTGCACAATCTTTCTGCGTTCGCGGGCACCATTGATCTCATCAACGCGCGGTATGAGCGTATCGGCGAGCGGCTCTCTTATCCCTCGTTGCACGCGTTACCAGCGAGGCCCGATTGCGTAGTGGTCGCGTTGCCGTTTGATCTAGTCGAGCAGGCTGTTGCCGAATGCGTCGAGGTGGGTGCCGGCGGGGTCATCGTCTATGCGTCAGGCTATGCCGAAACGGGCGTGGCGGAGCGCAAAGAGATGCAAGCGCGCCTTGCCGACCTTGTCAGCTCTAGCCCGACGCGCCTTCTCGGTCCGAACTGCTATGGCTATTATAATTTTCTCAATGGCGCCAACGTCGCCTTCGGACGGACTGTCGCCGCACGTTTCGATCCGCTTCAACGGCCCAATCTTGGTCTCGTCAGCCAGTCGGGCGCGCTCGGCATGGCACTGGCGCAGGCGATGGAACGGGGCGTCGCGATCAGCCATATGCTGACGGCGGGAAATTCCGCCGATGTCGGCATCGCCGATCTTGTTGCTTATCTTTCCGAGGATCCAAATTGCGACTCGATCGGCTGCGTCTTTGAGGGAACCGAGACGCCGCGTCAGATTTTAGAGGCGGCTGATATCGCGCGCGGGGCCGGCAAGCCGCTAGTCGTCTATAAGGCGGGGCGCAGCAACGCCGGCTCCGCAGCTGCACTTTCCCATACCGGGTCGGTCGCCGGAGACTACGCAATCTGGAAGGCCGCCTGCGAAGCGCGCGGCGCAGTCATGGTCGACGACTTCGAAGCGATTGTCGAAGTCTCGCTTTTTCTTGCCAAGGCCGGGCGTCCCAAGGCGCGCGGCGCCATCGCGGTCGTGACATCTGGCGGCGCCGGCGTTATCGCCGCAGATAAGGGCGAGGCTTGGCGCGTGCCGATGCCACAGCCAACGGGTGAGACGCTGGCAATACTCAAAGAGAACCTTCCCGAATTCGCGGCCTGCCGCAATCCATGCGATGTCACCGCGCAGGTCTTGAATGACGATACTCCGCTCCGCCTGAGCGCCGGAGCCTTGCTTCACGATCAACAATATGGTGTCGCGGTTGTGCCGCATCCTTTTGCGGATGCAATCGGCGAGCAGCGCGTGAAGATGTGGAAAGAACTCGGCGAAAATCACGACAAGATCATTTGCTACGTCTGGTGTAGCGAATGGCTCGAAGGGCCGGGCGTTAGGCAGATCGAGGCAAGTCGGAACTTGGCGTTGTTCCGCTCGATGGATCGGTGCTTCGCTGCGATTGCCGCCTGGCACAGGCGGGAAGAGGTCTCGCGGGGAAGTGATGCGAGCGATCGGATCGCCGTTCCAAGCTACGCACGTTTGGAAGCGGAACGATTGCTTAAAGTGGCGACCACCTCGGCCCTTACCGAACGGGAATCGAAGGAAATTCTTGTGACCTATGGCGTGCCGGTCGTCGCCGAAAGGCTGACCACTCGGCTGGAAGAGGCCGTGGAAGCCGCCGAGCAATTCGGCTTTCCGGTTGTCCTGAAGCTCGAAAGCCCGGACATCCTCCACAAGACGGAATATGGCGCCGTTCGGATTGGGCTCAACGACACCGGCACAGTCAGCCAGGCCTTTTGGGAGCTCGATGCGCTGGCGAGCAAAATCCCGAACGCGCGCCGTAACGGCGTGCTCGTCCAGAAGATGGCAAGGCGCGGCCTCGAAATAATGGTCGGAGGTCGTGTTGATCCGGAGCTGGGGCCGGTTGTTGTCGTTTCCCTGGGCGGGACTCTCGTGGAACTGTTCTCTGACTCGGTGACACGGGCGGCACCGCTGACCCACGCCCAGGCCTTGAAGATGTTGCACGACCTTCGCGCGGCAAAGGCGTTGAAGGGCTTTCGCGATCTGCCCGCCGCCGATACGGCCAGGCTGGCGGACGTAATTTGCCGTGTCGGCGAGTTCCTCCTAGACCACAAAGATCAAGTCGTCGAAGTGGATATCAATCCGCTGATCTGTAGCGGCGACGAACTGGTCGCCGTCGATGCTCTCGTCGTGCGTCGATATAGTTAAGGTTCCCGAGATGGCGGATTCGACCTTATCGACCGAGCGTCGTGATGGCATTCTCACTATCGCGCTCAACCGCGCCGAGGCGCTCAATGCTTGGAATGGCGCTATGCGGGCGGAGATGAAGTCCGTGTTTTCGACGATCCGCAATGATCGGTCCGTGCATTGTGTCATTCTCACCGGGCGCGGGAGGGCTTTCTCCGCTGGCGGGGACATCAAGGAGATGGAGCCACATCGCAGCCCTGCCACTATCCGCGATCGTCTGAGGAATTTTCTGCATGACGTCATCGTACCTTTAGTTGAGCTCGAGGTTCCAATTATTGCTGCGGTGAACGGATTAGCTGTCGGTGCGGGAATGAGTCTTGCGCTGGCGGCAGACATTATCATCGCCGCGCAATCGAGCTATTTCTCGCCGGCATTTTTGAAAGTGGGACTGATCCCCGATGCCTGCGCGGCCTATCTCCTGACGCGACGCGTCGGGCCGGCGCGCGCGAGAGAGTGGTGTCTGCGTGGCGCGCGCATTTCCGCATTGGAAGCGCAAGAGGTCAATCTCGTCAGTCGTGTCGTTCCAGATGCCGATCTTATGACCGAGGCCCTGAACATTGCACGCGAGATTTCCGCCCATGCGCCCGGCGCGACACGTCTGACCAAGGCGCTGCTCCGGCGCGCGGAGCGTTCCACACTCGATGAAATGGTCGAATTTGAAGCGGCCTATATGGCGATAGCCGCGAGCGATCCAAACCACGCCGAGGCGTTGCGCGCTTTCGCTGAAAAGAGGCCGCCGAAATTCGGCGAATGACGGGAACCTGCGATGGATTTTCAATTTACGCCGGCGGAGGAGGAGTTTCGCAGGGAGGTGCGCAACTGGCTTTATGCAAATCTGCCCGATGGATGGGGGCCAAGGTCGCAAGAGCCTTTAGAAGAGGAAAGCTGGGCAAAGTTCCGACTGGACTGGGAGCGGAAACTCTATCAAGGCGGCTGGAGCGGTATCCACTGGCCGAAGCAATATGGCGGCCGCGGCGCGACACTCGTCGAGCAGGCCATATTCATGGAGGAGTCTGCGCGAATCAATGCGCCGGAAGGAC is part of the Methylovirgula ligni genome and harbors:
- a CDS encoding isocitrate lyase/PEP mutase family protein gives rise to the protein MAAAKTTRLKHLITRTEILVMPGVYDVISGQLVQQAGFEAAQVSGANLAACHYGVSDYSIVSLGEMIEHSGRIARALDIPVLGDADTGFGNAVNAYLAVRAFEAAGVAGINIEDQIFPKRCGHLDGKTVLPLDEAVMKVKAAAEARRDQDFIINARTDALATEGLEGVVRRGNAFLEAGATMVFVEGTSSLEQIRQAVRLIHGPVAVNLVEGGKSAQSTTFADLQDAGVARVSLPSTLMQASIHAVKAVLGRMREQGGIGGYGDMLAGFGISQNLVGAEEIRELEQRYLAPLLNNKAGA
- a CDS encoding SDR family oxidoreductase, which codes for MGLLEGKVAIVTGGAGAIGRAVSLGLAAEGAAVLVNDIGATLDGTGRDLGPAKRVAEEIIAGGGRAAVSTLSASDLGNAEKIVAQALGELGGLHSVIHIAGILRDNIFHKMTWEDWTSVLDVHLNGGYAIARAAAPHFRQQNGGAYVFATSTSALIGNFGQANYMAAKMALIGLARGIALDMRRFNVRSNCIAPLAWSRMISSLPTQTEAEKLRVERLQRMSPDKVAPLVAYLVSDAAAEISGQIFGVRNNEIYLFNQPRPIRTLHTAQGWAPASLTEMMPALRSAFTPLEQSSEVFTWDPV
- a CDS encoding nuclear transport factor 2 family protein, producing MEDALAARIEKIERRLRSLEEKEAVLDCINRYCMAVDLRQDDAFVGNLTADCVIDLGDEAGAQWRGRDGARLFLDESVGPAPAVPRYRALHVSGRLAVEISGDTASAEGYSAVLALRRGEHQILTCGFNHWDLARENGHWRVRRRRRRAIGGADGPNVMVNVVRQLDELASAGVDPQAEAL
- a CDS encoding acyl-CoA dehydrogenase family protein, translated to MNFEFDEEQYLLRDSVRGVLSQNWSIAKLRRAIGGSGHDAELWGALSELGLFQAPVPEAEGGLGLDFLSFALVFEELGRRLAPGDIAQTILAVELAFRFGDGAQKQRIAETLANGQPALAIAFQEPDRGFGPEEIAAKATAETGGWRLDGQKTLVPYASYAANLLVAARTDTGDLRVFLCDPRAAGVTLRQNETIDPSYRAYDVAFSNVWLAPTDVLPERGDTGAAQQLHQLCAVVAALEMIGCASAALDMAVEYAKQRQQFGRPIGSFQAIKHKCADMFMALETARSAAYFAAWALSGGDSGAGPAASMAKALAGDACRLVCNEAHQIHGGIGFTWEYDLHFFIKRGKFLEYAYGDASWHREQLIAHAIEEARAV
- a CDS encoding acetate--CoA ligase family protein, whose product is MNIQIGERSRLFPRAVYRHADLQRLLHPERIAIVGASPRAGAFSERTLHNLSAFAGTIDLINARYERIGERLSYPSLHALPARPDCVVVALPFDLVEQAVAECVEVGAGGVIVYASGYAETGVAERKEMQARLADLVSSSPTRLLGPNCYGYYNFLNGANVAFGRTVAARFDPLQRPNLGLVSQSGALGMALAQAMERGVAISHMLTAGNSADVGIADLVAYLSEDPNCDSIGCVFEGTETPRQILEAADIARGAGKPLVVYKAGRSNAGSAAALSHTGSVAGDYAIWKAACEARGAVMVDDFEAIVEVSLFLAKAGRPKARGAIAVVTSGGAGVIAADKGEAWRVPMPQPTGETLAILKENLPEFAACRNPCDVTAQVLNDDTPLRLSAGALLHDQQYGVAVVPHPFADAIGEQRVKMWKELGENHDKIICYVWCSEWLEGPGVRQIEASRNLALFRSMDRCFAAIAAWHRREEVSRGSDASDRIAVPSYARLEAERLLKVATTSALTERESKEILVTYGVPVVAERLTTRLEEAVEAAEQFGFPVVLKLESPDILHKTEYGAVRIGLNDTGTVSQAFWELDALASKIPNARRNGVLVQKMARRGLEIMVGGRVDPELGPVVVVSLGGTLVELFSDSVTRAAPLTHAQALKMLHDLRAAKALKGFRDLPAADTARLADVICRVGEFLLDHKDQVVEVDINPLICSGDELVAVDALVVRRYS
- a CDS encoding enoyl-CoA hydratase/isomerase family protein; amino-acid sequence: MADSTLSTERRDGILTIALNRAEALNAWNGAMRAEMKSVFSTIRNDRSVHCVILTGRGRAFSAGGDIKEMEPHRSPATIRDRLRNFLHDVIVPLVELEVPIIAAVNGLAVGAGMSLALAADIIIAAQSSYFSPAFLKVGLIPDACAAYLLTRRVGPARAREWCLRGARISALEAQEVNLVSRVVPDADLMTEALNIAREISAHAPGATRLTKALLRRAERSTLDEMVEFEAAYMAIAASDPNHAEALRAFAEKRPPKFGE